TGGGAAACCCAACGCAACAATGTGCGGATCATCAAAGAAAAGATCGCCGATTACATCGATCCGCCCCGTTTCTATCCGCTGATCGGTCCAGCACAACTGCACCACGCCCACTACAAGTGCTCGATCTACTTCGACGAAAAGACCATCGTCGGATACCCGGTTCCCCACACGCTGCATGACCGAGAAGTGATCGAAGTGGTCTACATTGACCACAACCACTTCCACATGGTGGGCGACGTCGAACCCTACACGACTCCCAACTTGTAAGCGTCCCCTCGCCGACGCAACCACTCCAAAAGGCTAGCCACACGGCTAGCCTTTTTTCGTTTGGAGCCCCAGCGAACTGGAGACCCAGCGAATTGGAGCCCCAGGCAATCGGAGCCCCGGGCAATACGAAAACGCGATCCCGCTAGCGGAAAACCTCCTCCGCACCTTCCGCATGACACGGTTAAAAACCAAGCAGGACGGAATTGACGAATTCTCGCATCAGCGATCGTAACGGCGATTCCATCCGCCATTGACTTCGATCACTTGGCTGGTCACGAACGTGTTTTCAGGAGCGGAGACAAATGCGATGGCTCGGGCAATGTCAGCGGGAGCCCCCCAGCGGTTCATCAACGATTCGTTGCGTGCCCGGGCATCCCAATACTCGCTGGTGGTATGTCCCCAGGACGTTTGGATCCATCCCGGGGCAACCACATTGACCCGAATTTTGGGCGCGACGGTCTGAGCCAAACTTTGGGCGAATGCGGTGATCGCAGCTTTGACCGGGCCGAACATTTGCCCGGCGTCACCCTCCATGCCCGCGGAGGATTGATCCCAACCGATGAATGCCATCGAAGCGGGCAACTCAAGCGTTTGCTCGGACATTCTTGAAACCACCAAGCGGCTGAGATGGATCGTGCCAATCACATCCACCTGCAGCAATTGGTTGAGTTTCTCGCCAAAATCCAACGCGGCGAACTCACCTGTCAAAACATCCACACCGGCATTGTTCACCCAGCTGTGAATCACGCCAAGTTCGTTCCAACATTGATTGGCAAACGCTTCGATGGCGGTGAAATCCCCCAAGTCGGCAGCCAATAGCACCGGCTGAGCACCGAGCTCGCCGCATTCACGCGCGGTTTGCTTGGCCCCTTCGAGGTTGCGTCGATAGTGAATCACGATGCGATCGACACCGCGGCGCGAGAGCTCAAGGGCTGTCGCACGCCCAATACCACTGGAGGCCCCAGTGACCACTGCGTTGGTACCACAAAATTCTCGATTCCGCTCCACGACCCCTCGCTGCCTTTTCATTTAGGAATTTGACAAACTCACGTCGATGCGGTTGTGGATCGGATAGCTGCGTGATGCTGAGATCCTACGACAATGCCTCGTGTCCCTTTCGCCACAGCTGCCCCTTTGAATCCCCCCGGCTAATGAATCCCCCCGGCTAAACGCCTCCGCGATTTCCACGCTTCCCTTGGTTGGCGTTGGAGGTGGTTGGCATTGGAGATCATTGGAGTAGCTCGAGAATTCGAACACGGCAACCGAGTGGTACGTTAGTCATGGGGACGATCCGTTGTCAGGGGGGGGGCGAGTTGAGAAGCACCAAAGCGTCTCCCCGGCTGCCGCAAATCGGATGGCACATCGCCCAGGGGTGACCAAGTTTTCAGGCCGCTGCCAGCGGATTGCCAGCCCTTGGTTGCTGGCTCTAAGGTGCCTTGACCGCGACGTTTCTCTGTTTGCAGCGAGAGGGGATCGAGCGTAAAACTCGCCCTAAAACCGGGACACCAACGGTTGGGTGAACAGCCATACACACCCGAATTCCCCTTGCTAGCTTGCACGGTAAAAGTTGACGCCAATATCAGCTCGCCCTTGCCGTATTTACCCTAATCCGGCTAATCTTCTGAGATAGACGAATCATTATGGACTCGCACGAAAACATTGACGCACGAAATTAGCGGTGCGATTACGGGTTTGCCCAGTAATAGAGTAATAGAAAGAGAATTGAATATGTCGGACTCAAAAACAGTCGCCCAGGCCGAAGTCGATCAGCAGCTCGGTGAATTGGTTCCTCCGGAGACCGAGATGGATATGGATACGGCGGAGACCCAAGAGTGGCTCTCGTCACTCGACTATGTGCTGAAGAGCAAGGGTGCCGATCGCGTTCGTTTCTTGATCGAGCAACTTCGCGACCGAGCTGCCGAGGAAGGCATCCAATCGGCCCAGGACACCAACACCCCTTACGTCAACACGATTCCGGTCAAAGACCAACCGGCCTTCCCGGGCAACCGAGAGCTGGAACGCCGCATCAAGTCGATCGTTCGCTGGAACGCGATGGCGATGGTCGTGCGAGCGAACAAGCGTCCCGGCGGCGTTGGCGGACACATCAGCACCTTTGCATCGAGTGCGACGCTTTACGAAATCGCCTTCAACCATTTCTTCAAAGGTCGTGGTGAAGACGGTTACTCGGGTGACACGGTTTACTTTCAAGGGCACGCTTCACCTGGGATGTACAGCCGTGCGTTCGTCGAAGGTCGATTGACCGAAGAGCATCTTGAGAACTTCCGTCGCGAGCTCGCGCCCGGGGGCGGCTTGTCAAGTTATCCACATCCCTGGTTGATGCCCGGATTTTGGGAATACCCAACCGTCTCGATGGGACTCGGTCCGATCATGGCGATCTACCAAGCGAGATTCAACGAATACCTTCGCGACCGCGGCATCAAAGACACCTCGGGGCAACGCGTCTGGGCGTTCTTGGGTGACGGGGAATGCGACGAACCCGAGACGCTCGGGGCGATCGGTCTAGCGGCGCGTGAGAAACTCGACAACTTGATCTTTGTCATCAATTGCAACCTGCAACGTCTCGATGGCCCGGTGCGAGGAAACGGCAAAGTCATTCAAGAGCTCGAGTCGATCTTCCGCGGTGCGGGGTGGAACGTCATCAAAGTCGTTTGGGGTGACGATTGGGATCAATTGTTAGCCAAAGACTCGACTGGCTTGCTCGCCAAACGCATGAACGAAGTGGTCGATGGCCAGTACCAGAAGTACACCGGCATGCCCGGCAGCTACATTCGTGAACACTTCTTCGGCAAATACCCAGAGCTGTTGAAGTTGGTCGAGAACTACTCCGACGAACGCCTTGAAAAGATGCGTCGCGGTGGGCACGATCCTGAAAAGGTTTACGCGGCCTACAAGATGGCGACCGATCTGAAGAACGGGAAACCGACCGTCGTGTTGGCCAAGACGGTCAAGGGCTACGGACTGGGCGAGGCGGGCGAGGGACGCAACGTTGCTCATAACCAAAAGAAAATGAACGAAGAGGAGCTGCTCGAATTCCGCACGCGGTTCGGCATTCCGATCAGCGATGAAGAGGTCGGCAAGGCGCCGTTCTACAAGCCACCGGCGAACAGCCAAGAATTGAAATACATGCAAGAGCGTCGCAAGATGCTCGGCGGCCCTGTGCCAAGTCGTCCCACCGAGCACCCCAAGATGGAAGTGCCGACGCTGGACGACTACAAAAAGCTAATCGGCCGACTCGAGGACAAGAGCTGTAGCACGACGTTTGCAGTGGTGCAAACCTTGATCGCGCTGTGCCGCGACAAGAAGATCGGCAAGTACATGGTGCCCATCGTTCCCGATGAATCGCGGACCTTTGGGATGGAAGGGATGTTCACCCAGTTCAAGATCTACGCTCACGCCGGTCAATTGTACGAGCCCGTGGACTCCGAGATCCTCGCCTCGTACAAGGAGTCTCAAGACGGCCAAATTCTCGAGGAAGGGATCACCGAAGCGGGCTCGATGAGCAGCTTCAACGCTGCCGGAACGGCTTATAGCGCCCACGGCGTCAACATGATCCCGTTCTTTATCTACTACAGCATGTTCGGCTTCCAACGGATCGGCGATTTGATCTGGGCCGCCGCGGACATGCGAGCCAAGGGATTCCTAGTCGGTGGAACCGCCGGTCGCACCACGCTTAATGGCGAAGGGCTTCAGCACCAAGACGGACACAGTCTGCTCAATGCCATCGCGTTCCCGACCGTGCGTGCTTACGATCCCGCGTTTGCCTACGAGGCGGTCGTGATCATCCTGGAAGGTCTGAAGCGGATGTACCAGGATGGCGAAGAGTGCATGTACTACTTGATGAGCGAAAATGAAGAGTACTTGCACCCCGCGATGCCCGCAGGTTGCGAAGAAGGCATCATCAAAGGAATCTACAAATTCCGCAGCCGTGATGTGCAAGACGCCAAGGCACGTGTGCAATTGTTCGGCAGCGGTGCCATTCTCAACTGCGTGTTGAAGGCACAAGAGGTGCTGGCCGAAAAGTACAACATCGCCAGCGATGTCTGGAGCGTGACCAGCTACACCCAATTGCGTCGCGAAGCGGCCGATTGCAGTCGCTGGAATATGTTGCACCCGACCGAGACACCACGCAAAAGCTACCTGGAAGAACAACTCGAGGGCGTCGAAGGCCCCTTCATCTCGGCAAGCGATTACGTGCGAGCGTTGGGCGAACAACTGCAACCTTGGATCCCAGGCGACTACTTCGTGTTGGGGACCGATGGCATGGGACGCAGCGAAACGCGGGAATCCCTGCGTCGACATTTCGAAGTCGATGCGGAATGCATTACCTTCTCAACCCTCAGCCGACTTGCCAAAGCAGGCCTGTTCACTCCTGCGGAACTCGCCGATGCGATCAAGGACCTGGGCATCGACCCTGACAAACCCAACCCCTACTTTGCCTAGTCCGAGGCGCCGAGCCCGCGGCAACGCGCCGCGGCGACGTGCCGGAGGTAGCATTCGTTACAAACATCCCACTGAAATCTGCTTACAGAAACTCTTTTATGGCTACTGAAGTAAAACTTCCCGAACTGGGCGACGGCATCGAATCTGGTGACGTTCTGGAAATTTTTGTGTCGGTCGGCGACGTGATCAGCAAAGGGCAAGACATTGTCGAAATGGAAACTGACAAGGCGACCGTTCCGGTGCCCGCGTCCGTCGGCGGCAAGGTCACCAAGATCGTTGTCAGCGAAGGCGACTCGGTAGCGATCGGAGGCGTGCTGCTGGAAGTCGAAGCGGAAGCCGGAGCAGCCGAACCCGCTCCGCCGGCTGCAGCCCCAGCACCCCAAGCAAAGACGCCCGAAGCAAAACCAGCCGCTACACCGGAACCGAAAGCGGAGACCCCGCCACGGGCCGCTCCAGAAAAACCGGCTGCCCCGGCTCCAGCATCAGCCCCAGCTCCAGCATCAGCCCCAGCTCCCGTTCAAGCCCCCGTGGCGGCTGCCAGCCCCGCGGCTCCGGTTGCTCCGGCATCAACGAATGAAATCATCCCCGCCGGCCCCGCCATTCGTCGCTTCGCTCGCGAAGTGGGAGTGGACTTGAGTGCCGTTCGTGGATCCGGAGATGCGGGACGCATCACACGCGAGGACGTCTTGGCGGTCGTGCGTCAAGCCAACCAAGCGGCGCGCAGCACCGGCAACTCCGCTCCCGCTTCCCCAGCAGCAGAGAGCAAGTCTGCTTCGAGCGGACAACCCTCGGTCGCTGGCGACGCAAGCTCCGATGACTTCGGCAGTGTGCGTGTCGAACGCATGAGCAAGATTCGCAAGACGATTGCCCGCCAAATGCACACCAGTTGGTCGACCGTGCCGCGCGTCACCAATTTTGATGACGCCGACATCACCGACCTCGAGCGGCTCCGCCAATCGAGCAAGGATGATTACGCGGCTCAAGGTCTGAAGCTGACCACGATGCCCTTCTTGATCAAGGCAGTAGCGACCGCACTTCGCCATCATCCCGGAATCAACGCCGTGATTGACGAAGAAAACGAGCAAATCATCTACAAAGACTATGTCAACGTTGGCGTCGCCGTAGACACCGACCGAGGCTTGGTCGTCCCAGTGATGCAGAACACTGACCAACGAGGCATTCCTGAGATCACTCGCGGACTAGCCGAAATGGCGGGCAAAGTCCGCGGTGGACAATTTGCCGTCAGCGACTTACGCGGCGGCACGTTCACGATCAGCAATCTCGGAGCCATCGGTGGCCAATACTCCACCCCGATCGTCAACGTTCCTGAAGTGGCGATCTTGTTGGTGGGCCGCAGTCGCAAGATGCCTGTCGTCATGCCCGACGACAGCATCAAGCCCCGTTTGATGATGCCACTAAGTCTGTCCTATGACCATCGACTCGTCGACGGCGGTACCGCCGCACGATTCTTGAACGATGTGATCGGATACCTCGAAGCACCGAGTCGCTTGCTATTGGCACTCTAACGCCATTGGCACCCTAGCGTTATTGACGTCTGTAGAGTCAGCATGGGGACGCTTCCCCGTGCCGGCACCGGTTGCGATCCAACCCATCGACTTTTTAGCGGCGCGAGCCGCCCGGTGGGCAGCGAGTAAAAAGAAGTTCAAAAACACCGAGCGGTTTGCGGCACACCGCTACAAACGCCGCCCGGTTCGCGTCCCAAAGCAGATAGCACTGAGCACGAGGCCCGGTGCAGAGCCCACGCTCGACCCCGCTTGCCGGTTCGGGCGACAAGCTTGCCGGTTCGGGCCACCCGTGCCGGTTCGGGCGACACGCTGCAGCGAGGCGACGGCGTCCCCGAGGGGGGATCGCCATTTCCGGCGTGTTGGCTGACGGGCCCGCTTGGCTACTCGCTGGCGACGTTCACGAAGACCTTCAACGCGTCCTTGTCCTCGACCAACAACCGCATCATTTCCTTGTAGTTATCGAGCCCATCGACAGGATTGGTGAGGATTTTTTCCAGTACGCCTGGGTACATCATCTCACCCAAGGCCAGGTCGCGAATCCCCATCTCAAAGTGATTTCGGTTCGCATTGACGCTGCCGAGCAAC
The sequence above is a segment of the Novipirellula galeiformis genome. Coding sequences within it:
- the aceE gene encoding pyruvate dehydrogenase (acetyl-transferring), homodimeric type, whose protein sequence is MSDSKTVAQAEVDQQLGELVPPETEMDMDTAETQEWLSSLDYVLKSKGADRVRFLIEQLRDRAAEEGIQSAQDTNTPYVNTIPVKDQPAFPGNRELERRIKSIVRWNAMAMVVRANKRPGGVGGHISTFASSATLYEIAFNHFFKGRGEDGYSGDTVYFQGHASPGMYSRAFVEGRLTEEHLENFRRELAPGGGLSSYPHPWLMPGFWEYPTVSMGLGPIMAIYQARFNEYLRDRGIKDTSGQRVWAFLGDGECDEPETLGAIGLAAREKLDNLIFVINCNLQRLDGPVRGNGKVIQELESIFRGAGWNVIKVVWGDDWDQLLAKDSTGLLAKRMNEVVDGQYQKYTGMPGSYIREHFFGKYPELLKLVENYSDERLEKMRRGGHDPEKVYAAYKMATDLKNGKPTVVLAKTVKGYGLGEAGEGRNVAHNQKKMNEEELLEFRTRFGIPISDEEVGKAPFYKPPANSQELKYMQERRKMLGGPVPSRPTEHPKMEVPTLDDYKKLIGRLEDKSCSTTFAVVQTLIALCRDKKIGKYMVPIVPDESRTFGMEGMFTQFKIYAHAGQLYEPVDSEILASYKESQDGQILEEGITEAGSMSSFNAAGTAYSAHGVNMIPFFIYYSMFGFQRIGDLIWAAADMRAKGFLVGGTAGRTTLNGEGLQHQDGHSLLNAIAFPTVRAYDPAFAYEAVVIILEGLKRMYQDGEECMYYLMSENEEYLHPAMPAGCEEGIIKGIYKFRSRDVQDAKARVQLFGSGAILNCVLKAQEVLAEKYNIASDVWSVTSYTQLRREAADCSRWNMLHPTETPRKSYLEEQLEGVEGPFISASDYVRALGEQLQPWIPGDYFVLGTDGMGRSETRESLRRHFEVDAECITFSTLSRLAKAGLFTPAELADAIKDLGIDPDKPNPYFA
- a CDS encoding SDR family NAD(P)-dependent oxidoreductase, yielding MKRQRGVVERNREFCGTNAVVTGASSGIGRATALELSRRGVDRIVIHYRRNLEGAKQTARECGELGAQPVLLAADLGDFTAIEAFANQCWNELGVIHSWVNNAGVDVLTGEFAALDFGEKLNQLLQVDVIGTIHLSRLVVSRMSEQTLELPASMAFIGWDQSSAGMEGDAGQMFGPVKAAITAFAQSLAQTVAPKIRVNVVAPGWIQTSWGHTTSEYWDARARNESLMNRWGAPADIARAIAFVSAPENTFVTSQVIEVNGGWNRRYDR
- a CDS encoding 2-oxo acid dehydrogenase subunit E2, whose amino-acid sequence is MATEVKLPELGDGIESGDVLEIFVSVGDVISKGQDIVEMETDKATVPVPASVGGKVTKIVVSEGDSVAIGGVLLEVEAEAGAAEPAPPAAAPAPQAKTPEAKPAATPEPKAETPPRAAPEKPAAPAPASAPAPASAPAPVQAPVAAASPAAPVAPASTNEIIPAGPAIRRFAREVGVDLSAVRGSGDAGRITREDVLAVVRQANQAARSTGNSAPASPAAESKSASSGQPSVAGDASSDDFGSVRVERMSKIRKTIARQMHTSWSTVPRVTNFDDADITDLERLRQSSKDDYAAQGLKLTTMPFLIKAVATALRHHPGINAVIDEENEQIIYKDYVNVGVAVDTDRGLVVPVMQNTDQRGIPEITRGLAEMAGKVRGGQFAVSDLRGGTFTISNLGAIGGQYSTPIVNVPEVAILLVGRSRKMPVVMPDDSIKPRLMMPLSLSYDHRLVDGGTAARFLNDVIGYLEAPSRLLLAL